Proteins from one Solenopsis invicta isolate M01_SB chromosome 11, UNIL_Sinv_3.0, whole genome shotgun sequence genomic window:
- the LOC113005926 gene encoding cyclin-Y-like isoform X4, with protein MLMKTILLAILSGSVKCGLLSNTERHHSGRRSDSVSKDYDRHNPEHKRKYNYIKTVFNTAQLVAECAIITLIYLKCVITYAKIDITTANWKRIVLGAILLVSTVRNDQAVLNVDYCQILKDITVEDMMQ; from the exons ATGCTGATGAAGACTATTTTATTGGCTATTTTATCAGGGAGTGTGAAATGTGGATTACTCTCAAATACTGAGAGACATCACAGTGGAAGACGT AGTGACAGTGTCTCAAAGGATTACGACAGACATAATCCGGAACATAAacggaaatataattatataaaaactgtGTTTAACACAGCTCAGCTAGTCGCTGAATGTGCCATCATTACGTTGATTTATCTTAAATGTGTAATTACTTATGCAAAAATAGATATAACAACTGCCAACTGGAAACGAATAGTGCTGGGAGCTATTTTATTGGTATCTACAGTTCGAAATGATCAGGCAGTGCTGAATGTGGATTATTGTCAAATATTGAAAGACATCACAGTGGAAGACAT GATGCAATGA
- the LOC120358941 gene encoding uncharacterized protein LOC120358941 isoform X1 — MVKVCEVFGCTTIEKERLSMQKFPKNVEHRNAWVAWINRSGWSLKCNSRVCEIFYKIHKILKHAFRCVNVYHVLSILLQLHFVPEDYVEHTRGNGIHRRLKTSAIPSLQIEEIQDSENHCNPKIIRRFRQTAQCLKDITNIPIIGKEKENEYAYCLKILTCDEQVQDCLEVGNTHKGEELRLSIRWLKDEHSDVTHAMKTIDNESASCSTPSTKHPLLTSRQTASSALLQEDMTVSVAQKISDNDCNNQLGAITADILDNQETLQTKEALLKELEKKNNIIESLKKQIAATDLSLQNITKLYKVTKKNYFDEKKRLKRL; from the exons atGGTAAAAGTGTGTGAGGTATTTGGGTGTACAACAATCGAAAAAGAAAGACTATCTATGCAAAAATTTCCTAAGAATGTGGAACATCGAAATGCGTGGGTAGCTTGGATTAACCGTTCCGGGTGGAGTCTGAAATGTAATAGCAGagtttgtgaaatattttataagattcataaaatattgaaacatgCCTTCAGATGTGTGAATGTTTATCACGTATTGTCTATTTTGTTGCAGTTGCACTTTGTTCCTGAGGACTATGTGGAGCACACAAGAGGAAATGGAATTCATCGAAGGCTGAAAACATCTGCTATTCCCTCATTGCAAATAGAGGAAATTCAAGACAGTGAAAATCATTGTAATCCAAAAATTATACGAAGATTTCGACAAACCGCACAATGTTTGAAGGATATAACAAATATCCCTATTATAggtaaagaaaaagagaatgagTATGCATACTGCTTGAAAATATTAACTTGTGATGAA CAGGTACAGGACTGTTTAGAAGTAGGAAATACTCATAAAGGTGAGGAATTACGGCTGAGTATAAGATGGTTGAAAGATGAACATAGTGATGTCACACATGCAATGAAAACCATCGATAATGAATCTGCATCTTGTTCAACGCCATCAACCAAACATCCATTGTTGACGAGTAGACAAACTGCATCATCGGCTTTATTGCAAGAGGACATGACAGTATCAGTGGCACAAAAAATTTCCGACAATGATTGCAATAATCAG TTGGGTGCAATCACTGCTGATATACTGGACAACCAAGAAACTTTGCAAACAAAAGAAGCATTATTaaaagaacttgaaaaaaagaataatataatagaaagtctaaaaaaacaaattgctgCAACGGATCTcagtttgcaaaatattacaaaactgtATAAAgtgactaaaaaaaattacttcgaTGAAAAGAAACGTTTAAAGAGACTATaa
- the LOC120358941 gene encoding uncharacterized protein LOC120358941 isoform X2 — translation MVKVCEVFGCTTIEKERLSMQKFPKNVEHRNAWVAWINRSGWSLKCNSRVCEIFYKIHKILKHAFRCVNVYHVLSILLQLHFVPEDYVEHTRGNGIHRRLKTSAIPSLQIEEIQDSENHCNPKIIRRFRQTAQCLKDITNIPIIGKEKENEYAYCLKILTCDEVQDCLEVGNTHKGEELRLSIRWLKDEHSDVTHAMKTIDNESASCSTPSTKHPLLTSRQTASSALLQEDMTVSVAQKISDNDCNNQLGAITADILDNQETLQTKEALLKELEKKNNIIESLKKQIAATDLSLQNITKLYKVTKKNYFDEKKRLKRL, via the exons atGGTAAAAGTGTGTGAGGTATTTGGGTGTACAACAATCGAAAAAGAAAGACTATCTATGCAAAAATTTCCTAAGAATGTGGAACATCGAAATGCGTGGGTAGCTTGGATTAACCGTTCCGGGTGGAGTCTGAAATGTAATAGCAGagtttgtgaaatattttataagattcataaaatattgaaacatgCCTTCAGATGTGTGAATGTTTATCACGTATTGTCTATTTTGTTGCAGTTGCACTTTGTTCCTGAGGACTATGTGGAGCACACAAGAGGAAATGGAATTCATCGAAGGCTGAAAACATCTGCTATTCCCTCATTGCAAATAGAGGAAATTCAAGACAGTGAAAATCATTGTAATCCAAAAATTATACGAAGATTTCGACAAACCGCACAATGTTTGAAGGATATAACAAATATCCCTATTATAggtaaagaaaaagagaatgagTATGCATACTGCTTGAAAATATTAACTTGTGATGAA GTACAGGACTGTTTAGAAGTAGGAAATACTCATAAAGGTGAGGAATTACGGCTGAGTATAAGATGGTTGAAAGATGAACATAGTGATGTCACACATGCAATGAAAACCATCGATAATGAATCTGCATCTTGTTCAACGCCATCAACCAAACATCCATTGTTGACGAGTAGACAAACTGCATCATCGGCTTTATTGCAAGAGGACATGACAGTATCAGTGGCACAAAAAATTTCCGACAATGATTGCAATAATCAG TTGGGTGCAATCACTGCTGATATACTGGACAACCAAGAAACTTTGCAAACAAAAGAAGCATTATTaaaagaacttgaaaaaaagaataatataatagaaagtctaaaaaaacaaattgctgCAACGGATCTcagtttgcaaaatattacaaaactgtATAAAgtgactaaaaaaaattacttcgaTGAAAAGAAACGTTTAAAGAGACTATaa
- the LOC113005926 gene encoding uncharacterized protein LOC113005926 isoform X5, producing MEKQCNETDTTSVQVSNEYSAKIRAIEERHSIPFLFSKTECYTIEEMKLQCSKASQVIQDLRVERDLGLQQLCKMFSEIAKMEKALRKLQSTATKCNSKKCTTRK from the exons atggaaaaacaatGTAACGAGACTGATACTACTTCTGTTCAAGTATCAAATGAATATTCTGCAAAG ATTCGTGCTATTGAAGAGAGACATTCAATCCCTTTTCTATTTTCCAAAACAGAATGCTATACAATTGAGGAAATGAAATTGCAGTGTAGCAAAGCATCACAAGTTATTCAAGATCTGAGAGTTGAACGTGACTTAGGCCTGCAGCAGTTATGTAAGATGTTCAGTGAGATTGCCAAAATGGAGAAGGCATTGCGCAAGTTACAGTCTACCGCTACTAAATGTAATTCCAAGAAGTGTACAACAAGGAAATAG
- the LOC113005926 gene encoding cyclin-Y-like isoform X2 has product MLMKTILLAILSGSVKCGLLSNTERHHSGRRSDSVSKDYDRHNPEHKRKYNYIKTVFNTAQLVAECAIITLIYLKCVITYAKIDITTANWKRIVLGAILLVSTVRNDQAVLNVDYCQILKDITVEDIFVLLKRDIQSLFYFPKQNAIQLRK; this is encoded by the exons ATGCTGATGAAGACTATTTTATTGGCTATTTTATCAGGGAGTGTGAAATGTGGATTACTCTCAAATACTGAGAGACATCACAGTGGAAGACGT AGTGACAGTGTCTCAAAGGATTACGACAGACATAATCCGGAACATAAacggaaatataattatataaaaactgtGTTTAACACAGCTCAGCTAGTCGCTGAATGTGCCATCATTACGTTGATTTATCTTAAATGTGTAATTACTTATGCAAAAATAGATATAACAACTGCCAACTGGAAACGAATAGTGCTGGGAGCTATTTTATTGGTATCTACAGTTCGAAATGATCAGGCAGTGCTGAATGTGGATTATTGTCAAATATTGAAAGACATCACAGTGGAAGACAT ATTCGTGCTATTGAAGAGAGACATTCAATCCCTTTTCTATTTTCCAAAACAGAATGCTATACAATTGAGGAAATGA
- the LOC113005926 gene encoding cyclin-Y-like isoform X3: MLMKTILLAILSGSVKCGLLSNTERHHSGRRSDSVSKDYDRHNPEHKRKYNYIKTVFNTAQLVAECAIITLIYLKCVITYAKIDITTANWKRIVLGAILLVSTVRNDQAVLNVDYCQILKDITVEDMNQFIK; this comes from the exons ATGCTGATGAAGACTATTTTATTGGCTATTTTATCAGGGAGTGTGAAATGTGGATTACTCTCAAATACTGAGAGACATCACAGTGGAAGACGT AGTGACAGTGTCTCAAAGGATTACGACAGACATAATCCGGAACATAAacggaaatataattatataaaaactgtGTTTAACACAGCTCAGCTAGTCGCTGAATGTGCCATCATTACGTTGATTTATCTTAAATGTGTAATTACTTATGCAAAAATAGATATAACAACTGCCAACTGGAAACGAATAGTGCTGGGAGCTATTTTATTGGTATCTACAGTTCGAAATGATCAGGCAGTGCTGAATGTGGATTATTGTCAAATATTGAAAGACATCACAGTGGAAGACAT GAACCagttcattaaataa
- the LOC113003231 gene encoding uncharacterized protein LOC113003231 isoform X2, with protein sequence MVKVCEVFGCTTIEKERLSMHKFPKNVEHRNAWVAWINRSGWSLKCNSRVCEIFYKIHKILKHAFRCVNVYHVLSILLQLHFVPEDYVEHTRGNGIHRRLKTSAIPSLQIEEIQDSENHCNPKIIRRFRQTAQCLKDITNIPIIGKEKENEYAYCLKILTCDEVQDCLEVGNTHKGEELRLSIRWLKDEHSDVTHAMKTIDNESASCSTPSTKHPLLTSRQTASSALLQEDMTVSVAQKTSDNDCNNQLGAITADILDNQETLQTKEALLKELEKKNNIIESLKKQIAATDLSLQNITKLYKVTKKNYFDEKKRLKRL encoded by the exons atGGTAAAAGTGTGTGAGGTATTTGGGTGTACAACAATCGAAAAAGAAAGACTATCTATGCATAAATTTCCTAAGAATGTGGAACATCGAAATGCGTGGGTAGCTTGGATTAACCGTTCCGGGTGGAGTCTGAAATGTAATAGCAGagtttgtgaaatattttataagattcataaaatattgaaacatgCCTTCAGATGTGTGAATGTTTATCACGTATTGTCTATTTTGTTGCAGTTGCACTTTGTTCCTGAGGACTATGTGGAGCACACAAGAGGAAATGGAATTCATCGAAGGCTGAAAACATCTGCTATTCCCTCATTGCAAATAGAGGAAATTCAAGACAGTGAAAATCATTGTAATCCAAAAATTATACGAAGATTTCGACAAACCGCACAATGTTTGAAGGATATAACAAATATCCCTATTATAggtaaagaaaaagagaatgagTATGCATACTGCTTGAAAATATTAACTTGTGATGAA GTACAGGACTGTTTAGAAGTAGGAAATACTCATAAAGGTGAGGAATTACGGCTGAGTATAAGATGGTTGAAAGATGAACATAGTGATGTCACACATGCAATGAAAACCATCGATAATGAATCTGCATCTTGTTCAACGCCATCAACCAAACATCCATTGTTGACGAGTAGACAAACTGCATCATCGGCTTTATTGCAAGAGGACATGACAGTATCAGTGGCACAAAAAACTTCCGACAATGATTGCAATAATCAG TTGGGTGCAATCACTGCTGATATACTGGACAACCAAGAAACTTTGCAAACAAAAGAAGCATTATTaaaagaacttgaaaaaaagaataatataatagaaagtctaaaaaaacaaattgctgCAACGGATCTcagtttgcaaaatattacaaaactgtATAAAgtgactaaaaaaaattacttcgaTGAAAAGAAACGTTTAAAGAGACTATaa
- the LOC113003231 gene encoding uncharacterized protein LOC113003231 isoform X1: protein MVKVCEVFGCTTIEKERLSMHKFPKNVEHRNAWVAWINRSGWSLKCNSRVCEIFYKIHKILKHAFRCVNVYHVLSILLQLHFVPEDYVEHTRGNGIHRRLKTSAIPSLQIEEIQDSENHCNPKIIRRFRQTAQCLKDITNIPIIGKEKENEYAYCLKILTCDEQVQDCLEVGNTHKGEELRLSIRWLKDEHSDVTHAMKTIDNESASCSTPSTKHPLLTSRQTASSALLQEDMTVSVAQKTSDNDCNNQLGAITADILDNQETLQTKEALLKELEKKNNIIESLKKQIAATDLSLQNITKLYKVTKKNYFDEKKRLKRL from the exons atGGTAAAAGTGTGTGAGGTATTTGGGTGTACAACAATCGAAAAAGAAAGACTATCTATGCATAAATTTCCTAAGAATGTGGAACATCGAAATGCGTGGGTAGCTTGGATTAACCGTTCCGGGTGGAGTCTGAAATGTAATAGCAGagtttgtgaaatattttataagattcataaaatattgaaacatgCCTTCAGATGTGTGAATGTTTATCACGTATTGTCTATTTTGTTGCAGTTGCACTTTGTTCCTGAGGACTATGTGGAGCACACAAGAGGAAATGGAATTCATCGAAGGCTGAAAACATCTGCTATTCCCTCATTGCAAATAGAGGAAATTCAAGACAGTGAAAATCATTGTAATCCAAAAATTATACGAAGATTTCGACAAACCGCACAATGTTTGAAGGATATAACAAATATCCCTATTATAggtaaagaaaaagagaatgagTATGCATACTGCTTGAAAATATTAACTTGTGATGAA CAGGTACAGGACTGTTTAGAAGTAGGAAATACTCATAAAGGTGAGGAATTACGGCTGAGTATAAGATGGTTGAAAGATGAACATAGTGATGTCACACATGCAATGAAAACCATCGATAATGAATCTGCATCTTGTTCAACGCCATCAACCAAACATCCATTGTTGACGAGTAGACAAACTGCATCATCGGCTTTATTGCAAGAGGACATGACAGTATCAGTGGCACAAAAAACTTCCGACAATGATTGCAATAATCAG TTGGGTGCAATCACTGCTGATATACTGGACAACCAAGAAACTTTGCAAACAAAAGAAGCATTATTaaaagaacttgaaaaaaagaataatataatagaaagtctaaaaaaacaaattgctgCAACGGATCTcagtttgcaaaatattacaaaactgtATAAAgtgactaaaaaaaattacttcgaTGAAAAGAAACGTTTAAAGAGACTATaa